A section of the Streptomyces sp. NBC_01591 genome encodes:
- a CDS encoding LLM class flavin-dependent oxidoreductase, whose protein sequence is MDEIRGDEIRGKAEGTAAVALSVLDLVTVGQGRTATQALRTSVDIAQLAERRGFHRYWVAEHHSMPGVASSSPAVILAHLAAHTERIRLGSGGVMLPNHAPLVIAEQFGTLEAMAPGRIDLGLGRAPGTDGATAAALRRTDRLNEGADDFPQQLAELTRFLDDDFPDGHPYARIHAVPGPVQATSDGGVQSPARPPVWLLGSSGFSARLAGVLGLPFAFAHHFSAQNTVPALDLYRESFRPSAVLDAPYALIGVSALAADDEREARRQVLSGALSMVRLRTGRPGLVPTPEEAEAYAFSPMEREFVDSWLANIVHGTADEVRTGLDGLAKRTGADELMITANAHGGEARLRSYELIADAYGLPTA, encoded by the coding sequence GTGGACGAGATTCGAGGCGACGAGATCCGTGGCAAGGCGGAGGGAACGGCCGCCGTTGCGCTCTCCGTACTGGACCTGGTGACCGTGGGGCAGGGCCGCACCGCCACCCAGGCGCTGCGCACGAGCGTGGACATCGCACAGCTCGCCGAGCGCCGCGGATTCCACCGCTACTGGGTCGCCGAACACCACTCCATGCCCGGCGTCGCCTCCTCCTCGCCCGCCGTGATCCTGGCCCACCTCGCCGCACACACCGAGCGCATCAGGCTCGGCTCCGGCGGCGTGATGCTGCCCAACCACGCACCGCTCGTCATCGCGGAACAGTTCGGCACCCTGGAAGCCATGGCCCCCGGCCGCATCGACCTCGGCCTCGGCCGCGCCCCCGGCACCGACGGCGCGACGGCGGCCGCCCTGCGCCGCACCGACCGGCTGAACGAGGGCGCGGACGACTTTCCGCAGCAGCTCGCCGAGCTGACCCGGTTCCTGGACGACGACTTCCCCGACGGCCACCCCTACGCCCGTATCCACGCGGTCCCCGGCCCGGTCCAGGCCACGTCCGACGGCGGCGTCCAGTCGCCGGCCCGCCCGCCGGTCTGGCTGCTCGGATCCTCCGGCTTCAGCGCCCGGCTGGCCGGTGTGCTCGGCCTGCCCTTCGCCTTCGCCCACCACTTCTCCGCCCAGAACACGGTGCCGGCGCTCGACCTGTACCGGGAATCGTTCCGGCCGTCCGCGGTGCTCGACGCCCCGTACGCCCTGATCGGTGTCTCGGCACTGGCCGCCGACGACGAACGCGAGGCCCGCCGCCAGGTGCTCTCCGGCGCCCTGTCCATGGTCCGGCTGCGCACCGGCCGCCCCGGCCTGGTCCCGACACCCGAGGAGGCGGAGGCGTACGCCTTCAGCCCGATGGAGCGCGAGTTCGTCGACAGCTGGCTCGCCAATATCGTCCACGGCACGGCGGACGAGGTCCGTACCGGCCTCGACGGCCTGGCCAAGCGCACCGGCGCCGACGAACTCATGATCACCGCCAACGCCCACGGCGGCGAGGCGAGGCTGCGCAGCTACGAACTGATCGCGGACGCGTACGGGCTGCCCACGGCCTGA
- a CDS encoding M6 family metalloprotease domain-containing protein, translating into MERPSLRGVAAAVTSLLALAATSLVAGPAVAATGEAGPCALPRTEAHHSLGVGDWNGAYPRPDHPLDAVVIFLAFPDHSPAMTPGELAADHFPATTQFFQRASYGKFTLRPHPMRQWIRMPKTSGQYGIRRDWDNDRRGTYLRDAVSAADPKVDFSRYDIVYLVADPDAPGVDSDATKVVNFDQPLRADGTDIRRVVTVFEQHPPDRNVLAHETGHVFDLPDLYHRPSDGKGDWDTYVGDWDVMGSQFGLAPDFFGWHKWKLGWLDRRQVVCVQSSRDVTLEPMAAAPEPGASLGTRLAVIRTGEGSAVAIEARSATGNDSTTCTEGVLLYRVRNGTPSGGGPVDVIDTHPRTDACWDRSVYAPLADAPLRVGETYSIPGGHTRVEVADRTPSGAWTVRIATGT; encoded by the coding sequence GTGGAGAGGCCGAGCCTGCGCGGTGTGGCCGCCGCCGTGACGTCTCTTCTGGCGCTCGCTGCCACCTCCCTCGTCGCCGGGCCCGCCGTGGCCGCCACCGGTGAGGCGGGACCCTGCGCCCTGCCCCGGACCGAGGCGCACCACTCGCTCGGGGTGGGCGACTGGAACGGCGCCTACCCCCGCCCCGACCACCCCCTCGACGCGGTCGTGATCTTCCTCGCCTTCCCGGACCACAGCCCCGCCATGACCCCCGGCGAACTCGCCGCCGACCACTTCCCCGCCACCACTCAGTTCTTCCAGCGCGCCTCGTACGGGAAGTTCACCCTGCGCCCGCACCCGATGCGGCAGTGGATCCGGATGCCCAAGACGTCCGGCCAGTACGGCATACGCCGTGACTGGGACAACGACCGGCGCGGCACCTATCTGCGCGACGCCGTCTCCGCGGCCGATCCGAAGGTCGACTTCTCCCGGTACGACATCGTCTATCTGGTCGCCGACCCGGACGCCCCGGGCGTCGACTCCGACGCCACCAAGGTCGTCAACTTCGACCAGCCGCTGCGCGCCGATGGTACGGACATCCGCCGCGTCGTCACCGTCTTCGAACAGCACCCGCCGGACCGCAATGTGCTGGCCCACGAGACCGGGCACGTCTTCGACCTGCCGGACCTCTACCACCGGCCGTCCGACGGCAAGGGCGACTGGGACACCTACGTCGGCGACTGGGACGTGATGGGCAGCCAGTTCGGACTCGCGCCGGACTTCTTCGGCTGGCACAAGTGGAAGCTGGGCTGGCTGGACCGCAGGCAGGTGGTCTGCGTCCAGAGCAGCCGGGACGTCACCCTGGAGCCGATGGCCGCCGCGCCCGAGCCCGGGGCCTCCCTCGGCACCCGGCTCGCGGTGATCAGGACCGGTGAGGGCAGTGCCGTGGCCATCGAGGCCCGCAGCGCCACCGGCAACGACAGCACGACCTGCACCGAAGGCGTCCTGCTCTACCGGGTGCGCAACGGGACCCCGTCCGGCGGCGGCCCGGTCGACGTCATCGACACCCACCCCCGCACCGACGCCTGCTGGGACCGCTCGGTCTACGCGCCGCTCGCGGACGCCCCGCTGCGGGTCGGTGAGACGTACAGCATCCCCGGCGGACACACGAGGGTCGAGGTCGCCGACCGGACGCCGTCGGGTGCCTGGACGGTCCGGATCGCCACCGGAACGTAG
- a CDS encoding AAA domain-containing protein, producing MTAVFDPGAQAARATDAILADTLGGTSRGIVVDSPPGAGKSTLVVRAALELASAGHPLMVVAQTNAQVDDLVVRLAEKDPGLPVGRLHSNDTDPYDKVLDGLANVRKSAKASDLAGLDVVISTAAKWAHVKNVEPWGHAIVDEAYQMRSDALLAVAGLFERALFVGDPGQLDPFSIVGADQWAGLSYDPSASAVSTLLAHNPQLPQHRLPVSWRLPASAAPLVSDAFYPYTPFRSGTDHGDRRLSFGVASDGSAPDRVLDEAAESGWGLLELPARHTPRTDPEAVRAVALVVRRLLDRGGAATSERSPDPVPVTADRVAVGTAHRDQAAAVRAALAELGVSGVAVDTANRLQGREFDVTVVLHPLSGRPDATAFHLETGRLCVLASRHRHACIVVCRAGVTELLDEHPSTEPVQLGVTVKFPDGWEANHSVLAHLAEHRVRWER from the coding sequence GTGACGGCCGTATTCGACCCGGGCGCCCAGGCCGCGCGGGCGACCGACGCGATCCTCGCCGACACCCTGGGCGGTACGTCGCGCGGCATCGTGGTGGACTCCCCGCCGGGCGCGGGCAAGTCGACGCTCGTGGTGCGCGCCGCCCTCGAACTCGCGTCGGCCGGGCATCCGCTGATGGTGGTCGCGCAGACCAACGCCCAGGTCGACGACCTGGTGGTGCGGCTGGCCGAGAAGGATCCGGGGCTGCCGGTCGGCCGGTTGCACAGCAATGACACCGACCCGTACGACAAGGTGCTGGACGGGCTGGCCAACGTACGGAAGTCGGCGAAGGCGTCCGATCTCGCCGGGCTCGACGTCGTCATCTCGACGGCAGCGAAGTGGGCCCATGTGAAGAACGTCGAGCCGTGGGGCCACGCGATCGTCGACGAGGCGTACCAGATGCGTTCGGACGCGCTGCTGGCCGTCGCGGGGCTCTTCGAGCGGGCGCTGTTCGTCGGCGATCCCGGCCAGTTGGACCCGTTCTCCATCGTGGGCGCGGACCAGTGGGCGGGGCTCTCGTACGACCCGTCCGCGAGTGCGGTCTCCACGCTGCTCGCGCACAATCCCCAACTGCCGCAGCACCGGCTGCCGGTGTCGTGGCGGCTGCCCGCCTCCGCCGCGCCGCTGGTCTCGGACGCGTTCTACCCGTACACCCCGTTCCGCAGCGGTACGGACCACGGCGACCGGCGGCTGTCGTTCGGTGTGGCGTCCGACGGCTCGGCCCCGGACCGGGTGCTGGACGAGGCCGCGGAGTCCGGCTGGGGTCTGCTCGAACTCCCGGCCAGGCACACCCCGCGCACCGACCCGGAGGCGGTGCGCGCGGTGGCCCTGGTCGTCCGCCGGCTGCTGGACCGGGGCGGCGCGGCGACGAGCGAGCGCTCCCCCGACCCGGTTCCGGTGACGGCGGACCGGGTCGCGGTCGGCACCGCCCATCGCGACCAGGCCGCGGCGGTGCGGGCGGCGCTCGCGGAGCTGGGTGTGAGCGGCGTCGCAGTGGACACGGCGAACCGGCTCCAGGGCCGCGAGTTCGATGTGACGGTGGTCCTGCACCCGCTCTCCGGCCGCCCGGACGCCACGGCCTTCCACCTGGAGACGGGCCGGCTCTGCGTGCTGGCTTCGCGCCATCGGCACGCCTGCATCGTGGTGTGCCGGGCGGGCGTCACCGAGCTGCTGGACGAGCACCCGTCGACGGAGCCGGTGCAGCTGGGCGTCACGGTGAAGTTCCCGGACGGCTGGGAGGCGAACCATTCGGTGCTGGCGCATCTGGCGGAGCACCGGGTGCGGTGGGAGAGGTGA
- a CDS encoding tetratricopeptide repeat protein, translating into MVSTGAVPNLAFRRLRGPRSAGEFAAAVRRSAREIGEQVACDARYIGRVESGEIRCPNYAYERVFLHMFPGTTLADLGFSPRESVRGRGARATAETPPPPTLHSDTDEESDVLRRVFMTGGTTAMATATLGLGLGGTSAAAAALPDPHRVGETEVSAVEKAVRQIRLLDDRHGGDGLYRRASQPLRAAYALLDSGTATKRSTADRLHAGAGELAISVGWLAHDSGRLEDARSHYAEALATARVAGDAGLEAHAFCNASFLARDTGRPRESVRAAEAGQRAAQPLGSPRLLALLALREAGGRAGLGDRTGCDRAIGRAHTAFGRGPSDADPEWMTFFREAELEMLEAQCWSALGDWSRAARHARRATRLQDPHFTRNMALYRAELTWDLARAGRAAEAATTGHQVLDLLDRVQSTRIRAMLAQAVGVLMPQRDVAEVRGFLERYAEATEAATA; encoded by the coding sequence ATGGTGTCGACAGGGGCAGTTCCCAACCTCGCCTTCCGGCGGCTGCGCGGCCCGCGCTCCGCCGGGGAGTTCGCTGCCGCGGTACGCAGATCCGCCCGCGAGATCGGCGAGCAGGTCGCGTGCGACGCCCGGTACATCGGACGCGTGGAGTCCGGGGAGATCCGCTGCCCCAACTACGCGTACGAACGGGTCTTCCTGCACATGTTCCCCGGAACGACCCTGGCGGACCTGGGCTTCTCACCGCGTGAATCCGTACGCGGCCGGGGAGCGCGGGCCACTGCCGAAACTCCACCGCCCCCCACGCTACACAGCGACACCGACGAGGAGAGCGACGTGCTGCGTCGCGTATTCATGACCGGCGGCACCACCGCGATGGCGACCGCGACCCTGGGCCTGGGCCTCGGTGGCACCTCCGCCGCTGCCGCCGCCCTGCCCGATCCGCACAGGGTCGGCGAGACCGAGGTGAGCGCCGTCGAAAAGGCGGTGCGGCAGATCCGGCTGCTCGACGACCGGCACGGCGGTGACGGCCTGTACCGCAGGGCGTCCCAGCCGCTGCGGGCGGCGTACGCGCTGCTCGACTCCGGGACGGCCACCAAGCGCTCCACCGCCGACAGGCTGCATGCCGGAGCGGGCGAGCTGGCCATCTCGGTGGGCTGGCTGGCCCATGACTCGGGCCGGCTCGAGGACGCCCGCTCGCACTATGCGGAGGCGCTCGCCACGGCGCGGGTGGCCGGTGACGCGGGGCTGGAGGCGCATGCGTTCTGCAATGCGTCGTTCCTGGCCCGGGACACCGGGCGGCCCCGCGAGTCCGTGCGCGCGGCGGAGGCCGGACAGCGGGCGGCGCAGCCGCTGGGCTCGCCCCGGCTGCTGGCGCTGCTCGCGCTGCGGGAGGCGGGGGGCCGGGCGGGGCTCGGGGACCGTACGGGCTGCGACCGGGCGATCGGCCGGGCGCACACCGCGTTCGGGCGCGGTCCGTCCGACGCCGATCCGGAATGGATGACCTTCTTCCGGGAGGCGGAGCTGGAGATGCTGGAGGCGCAGTGCTGGTCGGCGCTGGGCGACTGGTCGCGGGCGGCCCGGCACGCGCGGCGGGCCACCCGGCTCCAGGACCCGCACTTCACCCGGAACATGGCGCTGTACCGGGCCGAGCTGACCTGGGACCTCGCCCGCGCGGGCCGGGCCGCGGAGGCGGCGACGACGGGCCATCAGGTGCTGGACCTGCTGGACCGCGTCCAGTCGACCCGCATCCGGGCGATGCTGGCCCAGGCGGTGGGGGTGCTGATGCCGCAGCGGGACGTGGCGGAGGTACGGGGGTTCCTGGAGCGGTACGCGGAGGCGACGGAGGCCGCCACCGCGTAG
- a CDS encoding putative bifunctional diguanylate cyclase/phosphodiesterase gives MSGTSEEPGLAAGRPRHSAGPPTTDRHAPWPRAGAGSSEPHGYRAAFRAAALPMAVVDHEGLVVTANEALGGFLGRSAAALTNQSAADLLDLAADGRTWHAYREVLHGRRSRFRCTHRLKHPDGRALWAEVTVVPMPEQEACAGDGSGPGRVLLSVSDISDRRELQKRLRHLQMHDPVTRLPNRTLFFERLSAALETPAYDDSASGHGRVGLCYLDLDGFKAVNDTMGHRIGDRLLAAVAARLTDCAAQDGPHRPGAHLVARLGGDEFAILVEDSAGTQQLTDLARTVLAALQQPFDLAGQRLTVSASIGVVERSVKGTSATGLMQAADTTLYWAKADGKARWTVFDPERNAHRMTRQTLSSNLRPAVERGEFTIEYQPLVDMADGVVCGVEALVRWNHPQFGMLSPNRFVAIAEEDGSIVQLGRWVLQSACRQARRWQLEHPADPPLFISVNVAVRQVWDSDLVTDVAEILAETGLDPSLLQLELTESAVMGSAGRPIQALQSLSNMGVRIAIDDFGTGYSNLAYLSRLPVSVLKLDGSFVRGFRYDDGAHPSPADETIVEAMVQLAHRLGLTVTAECVETTGQAERLRRIGCDTGQGWLYSRAVAPERIAELIGTRPMQG, from the coding sequence GTGAGCGGAACCTCCGAAGAGCCCGGGCTCGCGGCGGGCAGACCCCGGCATTCCGCAGGACCACCGACCACGGATCGTCACGCTCCGTGGCCCCGTGCCGGGGCCGGGAGCTCCGAGCCGCACGGCTACCGGGCCGCGTTCCGGGCCGCCGCGCTCCCGATGGCCGTCGTCGATCACGAGGGCCTGGTCGTCACCGCCAACGAGGCCCTCGGCGGCTTCCTCGGCCGCTCCGCCGCGGCGCTGACCAACCAGTCCGCGGCCGATCTGCTCGACCTCGCGGCGGACGGCCGCACCTGGCACGCGTACCGCGAGGTGCTGCACGGGCGGCGCTCACGGTTCCGCTGCACCCACCGGCTCAAGCACCCCGACGGACGCGCGCTGTGGGCCGAAGTCACCGTCGTACCGATGCCCGAGCAGGAGGCCTGCGCGGGCGACGGCTCCGGGCCCGGCCGGGTGCTGCTCTCCGTCTCGGACATCAGCGACCGGCGCGAGCTGCAGAAGCGGCTGCGCCACCTCCAGATGCACGACCCGGTGACCCGGCTGCCCAACCGGACGCTGTTCTTCGAACGGCTCTCGGCCGCCCTGGAGACCCCGGCGTACGATGACAGCGCCTCCGGCCATGGCCGGGTCGGACTCTGCTACCTGGATCTGGACGGCTTCAAGGCCGTCAACGACACGATGGGCCACCGGATCGGCGACCGGCTGCTCGCCGCCGTCGCCGCACGGCTCACCGACTGTGCGGCCCAGGACGGCCCGCACCGCCCCGGCGCCCATCTCGTGGCGCGCCTCGGCGGCGACGAGTTCGCGATCCTGGTCGAGGACTCCGCCGGTACGCAGCAGCTCACCGATCTGGCCCGCACGGTCCTGGCCGCACTGCAGCAGCCCTTCGACCTGGCCGGGCAACGGCTCACCGTGTCCGCCTCGATCGGAGTGGTGGAACGGTCCGTGAAGGGCACCTCCGCCACCGGTCTGATGCAGGCCGCCGACACCACGCTGTACTGGGCGAAGGCGGACGGCAAGGCCCGCTGGACGGTCTTCGACCCGGAGCGCAACGCGCACCGGATGACCCGGCAGACGCTCTCGTCCAATCTGCGGCCCGCCGTGGAGCGCGGCGAGTTCACCATCGAGTACCAGCCGCTGGTCGACATGGCCGATGGCGTCGTGTGCGGGGTGGAGGCCCTGGTCCGCTGGAACCATCCCCAGTTCGGCATGCTGTCGCCGAATCGGTTCGTTGCGATCGCCGAGGAGGACGGCTCGATCGTCCAGCTCGGCCGGTGGGTGCTGCAGTCCGCCTGCCGCCAGGCCCGGCGCTGGCAGCTGGAGCACCCCGCCGATCCGCCGCTGTTCATCAGCGTCAATGTCGCCGTACGCCAGGTCTGGGACTCCGACCTGGTCACCGATGTGGCGGAGATCCTCGCCGAGACCGGCCTCGATCCCTCGCTGCTCCAGCTGGAGCTGACCGAGTCCGCGGTGATGGGCTCGGCGGGCCGCCCGATCCAGGCCCTCCAGTCGCTCAGCAACATGGGCGTGCGGATCGCCATCGACGACTTCGGTACCGGCTACTCCAACCTCGCCTATCTGAGCCGGCTGCCGGTCTCGGTGCTGAAGCTTGACGGCTCGTTCGTACGCGGCTTCCGCTACGACGACGGCGCCCACCCGAGCCCGGCCGACGAGACGATCGTCGAGGCGATGGTGCAGCTGGCGCACCGGCTGGGCCTGACCGTCACCGCGGAGTGCGTGGAGACGACCGGCCAGGCGGAACGGCTGCGCAGGATCGGCTGTGACACCGGGCAGGGCTGGCTGTACTCGCGTGCGGTCGCCCCGGAGCGGATCGCCGAGCTGATCGGCACCCGCCCGATGCAGGGCTGA
- a CDS encoding maleate cis-trans isomerase family protein, with protein sequence MTTVGLLYPGHFAEDDFPRMEILLDAVRLVVNRTDIDEDAYVIDALIRTGSPEHLAAGVEELQRAGVECVVWASGGGSFLYGWEGAHEQAAALARATGVPASSTSLGFAHAVRELGADRVAVASTYPERITGLFADFLHAAGIDVAVTHAASLGSAAEAAAWDLDRVKELAVAADRPEADAVLLPDTALHTAGHEADLEELLGKPVLTGNQVTVREGLRLARRRSWSPRLGKLFAEREAPPAPVVAWGEGRERAHGGKRGWAAGE encoded by the coding sequence ATGACGACCGTCGGACTTCTCTACCCGGGCCACTTCGCGGAGGACGACTTCCCGCGGATGGAGATCCTGCTCGACGCCGTCAGGCTGGTGGTGAACCGCACCGACATCGACGAGGACGCCTACGTGATCGACGCGCTGATACGGACCGGCTCGCCCGAGCACCTGGCCGCCGGGGTGGAGGAACTGCAGCGTGCCGGGGTCGAGTGCGTCGTGTGGGCGAGCGGCGGCGGCAGTTTCCTGTACGGCTGGGAGGGCGCCCATGAACAGGCCGCCGCCCTGGCCCGAGCGACCGGCGTGCCCGCCTCCAGCACCTCGCTCGGCTTCGCCCACGCGGTACGGGAGCTGGGCGCCGACCGGGTCGCCGTTGCCTCCACCTACCCCGAGCGCATCACCGGCCTGTTCGCCGACTTCCTCCACGCCGCGGGCATCGACGTGGCCGTCACCCATGCCGCCTCGCTCGGCTCGGCCGCCGAGGCCGCCGCCTGGGACCTGGACCGGGTGAAGGAACTCGCCGTGGCCGCCGACCGGCCGGAGGCCGATGCGGTGCTGCTGCCCGACACCGCCCTGCACACCGCCGGGCACGAGGCGGACCTGGAGGAACTCCTCGGCAAGCCGGTCCTCACCGGGAACCAGGTCACCGTCCGCGAGGGGCTGCGGCTGGCCCGCCGCCGCTCGTGGTCCCCGAGGCTCGGCAAGCTCTTCGCCGAGCGGGAGGCACCCCCGGCCCCGGTGGTCGCCTGGGGCGAGGGACGGGAACGCGCGCACGGCGGGAAGCGGGGGTGGGCCGCCGGGGAATAG
- a CDS encoding histidine phosphatase family protein — MAPRILLARHGQTEWSVKGNHTGRTDIPLLDTGRAGAKLLGERLRRRPWADLPGLEVRTSPLLRARETCEIAGFADRAEPWDALMEWDYGAYEGMTPAEIKAIRPDWFIWRDGVPEGETLAELSARADEIVAWARSADRDVLVFAHGHILRALGARWLGEDVSFAARIRLDPTSLSVLGWAYGAPAIERWNDTGHLDH, encoded by the coding sequence ATGGCACCGCGTATCCTGCTCGCCCGGCACGGCCAGACGGAATGGTCCGTCAAGGGCAATCACACCGGCAGGACGGACATCCCGCTGCTCGACACCGGCCGTGCGGGCGCGAAGCTCCTCGGCGAGCGGCTGCGGCGCAGGCCGTGGGCGGACCTGCCGGGCCTGGAAGTACGCACCAGCCCGTTGCTGCGGGCCAGGGAGACCTGCGAGATCGCGGGATTCGCGGACCGGGCCGAGCCGTGGGACGCGCTCATGGAGTGGGACTACGGGGCGTACGAGGGGATGACCCCGGCCGAGATCAAGGCGATCCGTCCGGACTGGTTCATCTGGCGTGACGGGGTGCCGGAGGGGGAGACCCTGGCCGAGCTGTCCGCCCGCGCCGACGAGATCGTGGCGTGGGCCCGCTCGGCCGACCGCGATGTGCTGGTCTTCGCCCACGGTCACATCCTGCGGGCGCTGGGGGCGCGGTGGCTCGGCGAGGACGTGTCGTTCGCGGCGCGCATCCGGCTCGATCCGACGTCGCTGTCGGTGCTGGGATGGGCGTACGGCGCGCCCGCGATCGAACGCTGGAACGACACGGGCCACCTGGACCACTAG
- a CDS encoding phosphatase PAP2 family protein, with protein MQHASTAPVPRPRPRWWTELPLLALVYAAYSAGRLVARGDVSTAVDHGLSILRLEKALHINAEHPLNRLFTAHPSIGIPSDFAYASLHYLVTPAVLIWLFRRRQEVYRRARTWLMTSTMFGLIGFTLLPTCPPRLLEAQYGFVDTMAQYSSYGWWGTEASAPRGMGGMTNQYAAMPSLHVGWALWCGILLWRHSKNPYIRAAGIAYPLITTFVVMGTANHYLLDAVAGAAVMGVGALLARPVMRLADRIGDRVQARFPRFAPVAKSPIVSAGCKTSAGERIPGQRTTSADSPDAAASADAGASAGRVPRADPGAPAGAGAAGDDAPAAAR; from the coding sequence ATGCAGCATGCCAGCACCGCGCCCGTGCCGCGCCCGCGGCCCCGTTGGTGGACCGAGCTGCCGCTGCTGGCTCTGGTGTACGCGGCCTATTCGGCGGGCCGGCTGGTGGCGCGCGGCGACGTGTCCACCGCCGTCGACCACGGACTGAGCATCCTGCGCCTGGAGAAGGCGCTCCACATCAACGCCGAGCACCCGCTCAACCGGCTGTTCACCGCGCACCCCTCGATCGGCATACCCTCCGACTTCGCGTACGCGTCCCTGCACTACCTCGTCACCCCGGCCGTCCTGATCTGGCTCTTCCGCCGCCGCCAGGAGGTGTACCGCAGGGCCCGCACCTGGCTGATGACCTCCACGATGTTCGGCCTGATCGGCTTCACCCTGCTGCCGACCTGCCCGCCCCGGCTGCTGGAGGCCCAGTACGGCTTCGTCGACACGATGGCCCAGTACAGCTCGTACGGCTGGTGGGGCACGGAGGCCAGCGCCCCGCGCGGCATGGGCGGAATGACCAATCAGTACGCGGCGATGCCGAGCCTGCACGTCGGCTGGGCACTCTGGTGCGGAATCCTGCTGTGGCGCCACAGCAAGAACCCGTACATCCGGGCCGCCGGCATCGCCTACCCCCTGATCACCACGTTCGTGGTGATGGGCACGGCCAACCACTACCTCCTCGACGCGGTCGCGGGCGCCGCCGTGATGGGCGTCGGAGCCCTGCTGGCCCGGCCCGTGATGCGTCTCGCGGACCGGATCGGTGACCGGGTCCAAGCGCGCTTCCCACGGTTCGCCCCGGTCGCGAAGTCCCCGATTGTCAGTGCCGGATGCAAGACTTCCGCGGGTGAGCGAATCCCTGGCCAGCGGACCACCTCCGCAGACTCCCCCGATGCCGCGGCATCGGCCGACGCAGGCGCCTCGGCCGGTCGCGTACCCCGGGCCGACCCAGGCGCCCCCGCAGGAGCGGGAGCAGCGGGGGACGACGCTCCGGCAGCGGCTCGCTGA
- a CDS encoding spermidine synthase, protein MARRGASSGGAGARKRSDRKAGNRTEQAGNRAEGKDGGRAERGAGRAGRRTEPLAEPVDGSLAELVPDRERPHAWTLTLDGAPQSHVDLDDPTFLSFEYQRRIGHIADLVAPPGQPLHVVHLGGGAFTLARYIAATRPRSTQQVIEVDAALVQLVRRELPLDPQARIRVRATDARAGLGKIQDGWADLVIADVFSGARTPAHLTSTEFLAEVRRVLKPGGSYVANLADGPPLTHLRGQIATAATIFPELALAADPTVWRGRRFGNAVLLASDLPLKVAELTRRVATDPHPGRVEHGRVLADFTGGAAAVSDADARPSPAPPPSAFG, encoded by the coding sequence GTGGCACGTCGAGGAGCGTCGAGCGGGGGTGCGGGCGCCCGTAAGCGATCCGACCGCAAGGCCGGGAACAGGACCGAGCAGGCCGGGAACAGGGCCGAGGGCAAGGACGGGGGCAGGGCCGAACGCGGTGCCGGGCGCGCCGGGCGCAGGACGGAGCCCCTCGCCGAACCGGTGGACGGTTCCCTCGCCGAGCTGGTGCCCGACCGGGAGCGGCCGCACGCCTGGACGCTGACGCTGGACGGCGCCCCGCAGTCCCACGTGGACCTCGACGACCCCACGTTCCTCTCCTTCGAGTACCAGCGCAGGATCGGCCACATCGCCGATCTCGTCGCACCCCCCGGACAGCCCCTGCACGTGGTGCACCTGGGCGGCGGGGCCTTCACGCTCGCCCGCTACATCGCCGCGACCCGCCCCCGTTCCACCCAGCAGGTCATCGAGGTGGACGCCGCACTCGTCCAACTGGTCCGCCGGGAACTGCCGTTGGACCCGCAGGCCAGAATCCGGGTCAGGGCCACCGACGCCCGCGCCGGGCTCGGGAAGATCCAGGACGGCTGGGCGGATCTCGTCATCGCCGATGTCTTCAGCGGGGCCCGTACCCCCGCACACCTCACCAGCACCGAGTTCCTCGCCGAGGTCCGCCGGGTCCTGAAACCCGGCGGGAGCTATGTCGCCAACCTCGCGGACGGGCCGCCGCTGACCCATCTGCGCGGCCAGATCGCCACCGCGGCCACGATCTTCCCCGAACTGGCGCTCGCCGCCGACCCGACCGTGTGGCGCGGCCGCCGCTTCGGCAACGCCGTGCTGCTCGCCTCGGACCTGCCGCTGAAGGTTGCGGAGCTGACCCGCCGGGTCGCGACCGACCCGCATCCCGGACGTGTCGAACACGGGCGGGTGCTGGCCGACTTCACCGGCGGCGCGGCGGCGGTGAGCGACGCGGACGCCAGGCCGTCCCCGGCGCCGCCGCCCTCGGCCTTCGGGTAG